One region of Pseudoalteromonas sp. R3 genomic DNA includes:
- a CDS encoding ferritin-like domain-containing protein, whose translation MNEPINKDVLTGLKEIIKPELRISKQQEQEIKARSSDYKAADISCVKAIAQAAINVELFTIPLYMTGLYSIYGMHQIGDNSGLYPGRWWPGLAATAGTVPKGRFDEYDAVVKPTPTDVLTVNEQVFNGVYSVFVEEMLHLQLASNMASKIGLTPTFTSEALIDKKYGWQCYNNQTMIPHILDFKDCDSDLNKLSPEVRDYFKAHFKGESLQDLRVNATELNKEQALLFLLIEETEEDAQKIIAPQYLKPGADGRPKYFENAPFDWWQPSYTETNLPLFGSIGHMYLCYWNYLQIQYDDGTSLLDALLGSTPVQRDYFNVRPGDDAYQAQFPGVDGSLNSPELDDTRHDELKVKLINNINAITDQGEGQGVVETICQQWSHEAWAQKALSSLFAQKTEDTHTVQEKYQPDENALKADYPGTPISGSACARIMNKRKDHFLIFKQTLELIVKYSDPSYSEEERYLTWKDWHAEGKRWNREMLNPGTCDKAKEQHPDLPGVDEIVAALNNLSRTEKSKVETHLLFSQSAVGTIKGLTTALDRYWSGKTDEFPGPAMGGSGDRVSICWATTGMAPDLVTGIAPQEEGVLYHACQGMSYRSEDAGLPPAQVFHSCKGSNDCKAQGGCGFVHSTTPGGSCGASGAKGIKSAPADNKCNNLGGCAVPISASQLFPSLPADDSDGYKMQLFSFDEDNNFTPISYVTPDGGDPQLDCDSSDKTMPMPYKEGDAVYKIAWQAYCNANNLVNKQTGEIPAPPEVDDIRLALPPST comes from the coding sequence ATGAACGAACCAATTAACAAAGACGTATTGACCGGGTTGAAAGAAATCATTAAGCCCGAACTCAGAATTTCAAAGCAACAAGAGCAGGAGATAAAAGCGCGCAGCAGCGATTACAAGGCTGCTGATATCTCGTGTGTGAAAGCCATCGCGCAGGCGGCTATCAACGTTGAGCTATTTACCATTCCACTGTATATGACCGGCCTATACTCCATTTATGGGATGCACCAGATTGGTGACAACTCCGGGTTATACCCGGGACGTTGGTGGCCTGGTTTGGCAGCAACCGCTGGTACGGTGCCAAAGGGACGATTCGATGAATATGACGCCGTAGTGAAGCCGACACCGACGGATGTCTTAACAGTCAACGAGCAAGTATTCAATGGTGTATACAGCGTGTTTGTTGAAGAAATGCTGCACCTGCAACTGGCTTCTAACATGGCCAGCAAGATCGGACTTACGCCGACCTTTACCAGTGAGGCACTGATCGATAAGAAATATGGCTGGCAGTGTTACAACAATCAGACCATGATCCCGCACATTCTCGATTTTAAAGACTGCGACAGCGATCTGAATAAGCTGAGCCCTGAAGTCAGGGATTACTTTAAAGCCCACTTTAAAGGTGAAAGTTTGCAGGACCTCAGGGTAAATGCGACGGAGCTTAACAAAGAGCAGGCGCTGCTGTTTTTATTGATTGAAGAAACCGAAGAAGACGCGCAAAAAATTATTGCACCTCAGTACCTCAAACCCGGAGCAGATGGCCGTCCTAAGTACTTTGAAAATGCCCCGTTTGATTGGTGGCAACCCAGTTACACTGAAACCAACCTGCCGCTGTTTGGCTCAATCGGCCATATGTACCTGTGTTACTGGAACTACCTGCAAATCCAGTATGACGATGGCACGTCTTTGCTCGATGCGCTGTTAGGGTCAACACCGGTGCAAAGAGACTACTTTAACGTACGTCCTGGCGATGACGCGTACCAGGCACAATTTCCTGGCGTTGACGGGTCTTTGAATTCGCCAGAACTGGATGATACTCGCCACGATGAGCTCAAAGTTAAACTTATCAACAACATCAACGCCATTACCGATCAGGGCGAAGGTCAGGGCGTAGTTGAAACAATCTGCCAGCAATGGAGCCATGAAGCCTGGGCACAAAAAGCCCTGAGCAGTTTGTTTGCGCAAAAGACTGAAGATACGCATACCGTGCAAGAGAAGTATCAGCCCGATGAGAACGCACTAAAAGCGGATTATCCGGGTACACCTATCTCGGGATCGGCGTGTGCACGGATCATGAATAAGCGCAAAGATCATTTCCTGATCTTTAAGCAAACACTGGAATTGATCGTCAAATACAGTGATCCCAGCTACTCAGAAGAAGAGAGATATCTAACCTGGAAAGACTGGCATGCCGAAGGTAAGCGTTGGAACAGGGAAATGCTGAACCCGGGTACCTGTGATAAAGCAAAAGAGCAGCACCCAGACTTACCTGGGGTTGATGAGATCGTTGCTGCACTAAACAACTTGAGCCGTACAGAAAAAAGCAAGGTGGAAACCCACCTACTGTTCAGCCAGTCGGCAGTCGGAACCATTAAAGGCCTGACAACCGCGCTGGACCGCTACTGGTCAGGGAAAACCGATGAGTTCCCCGGGCCTGCAATGGGTGGCTCTGGTGACCGTGTCTCAATTTGCTGGGCCACGACCGGGATGGCACCGGATCTGGTGACTGGCATTGCACCGCAGGAAGAAGGCGTCTTGTATCATGCCTGCCAGGGTATGAGTTATAGATCGGAGGATGCAGGACTACCACCAGCCCAGGTGTTCCATAGCTGTAAAGGCTCAAACGATTGTAAAGCCCAGGGTGGCTGTGGCTTTGTACACAGCACGACACCGGGAGGCAGCTGTGGTGCCAGTGGCGCTAAAGGCATTAAGAGTGCCCCGGCCGACAACAAGTGTAATAACCTGGGTGGGTGCGCTGTGCCTATTTCGGCGTCGCAGTTATTCCCATCCCTGCCAGCCGATGACAGTGATGGCTATAAAATGCAGTTGTTTAGTTTTGATGAAGACAACAACTTCACACCGATTAGCTACGTTACGCCTGATGGCGGTGATCCACAGCTGGATTGCGACTCATCTGATAAGACCATGCCAATGCCCTACAAAGAGGGTGATGCGGTATACAAGATTGCCTGGCAGGCATATTGTAATGCCAACAATCTGGTTAATAAGCAGACCGGTGAAATCCCTGCGCCACCAGAAGTGGATGACATTCGTCTGGCTCTGCCGCCTTCAACATAA
- a CDS encoding DUF692 domain-containing protein, translated as MSDNHTEEARRDAAASFSHTGNLGFGVGLRSQHYPELMSIDHDTAKKPVDWFEIISENYIDNFGYGRHVLETLRAHYPMVMHGVSMNIGSTDPLDFTYLNKLKALSDFVQPAWVSDHLCWTGVAGVNSHDLLPMPLTDESLHHVIRRVKQVQEVLERPIVLENPSTYLEYSHSSLSEPAFFTELVNATGCGILLDVNNVFVSAFNHGFDPQAYIRALPHQQIVQIHLAGPSDCGDCLIDTHDQPVPQQVWALYALAQQLTGGVSTLLEWDANIPPFDTLVAELNKAKLVLKGEMPAQAVHQSDMAKFSTPVVREMHQNTDLAHSLKPVAK; from the coding sequence ATGTCAGATAACCACACTGAGGAGGCGCGGCGTGATGCCGCAGCCTCTTTTTCTCATACCGGGAATCTTGGATTTGGGGTTGGCTTGCGCAGCCAGCATTACCCTGAGCTGATGAGCATTGACCATGATACGGCAAAAAAGCCGGTGGACTGGTTTGAGATCATCAGCGAAAACTACATAGACAACTTTGGCTATGGACGCCACGTGCTGGAAACACTCAGAGCACACTACCCTATGGTGATGCATGGCGTATCAATGAACATTGGCAGCACAGATCCGCTTGATTTTACCTATCTGAATAAGCTCAAAGCACTGAGCGATTTTGTGCAGCCTGCGTGGGTGTCGGACCATCTGTGCTGGACAGGGGTGGCCGGGGTAAACAGTCACGACCTCTTGCCCATGCCGCTGACGGACGAAAGTCTCCATCATGTTATCCGCCGGGTTAAGCAAGTGCAGGAAGTGCTGGAGCGCCCGATTGTGCTGGAAAACCCGTCTACCTACCTGGAGTATAGTCATTCCAGCCTGAGTGAACCGGCTTTCTTTACCGAGCTGGTGAATGCCACCGGCTGTGGTATTTTGCTCGACGTCAATAATGTGTTTGTCAGTGCCTTTAACCATGGCTTTGACCCACAGGCGTATATTCGTGCCCTGCCCCACCAGCAGATCGTGCAGATCCATCTAGCGGGCCCAAGCGATTGCGGCGACTGCCTGATTGACACCCACGACCAGCCAGTACCGCAGCAAGTCTGGGCGCTTTATGCGCTGGCGCAACAGCTGACCGGCGGTGTGTCGACCTTACTTGAATGGGACGCCAATATTCCGCCATTTGACACTCTGGTGGCGGAGCTGAATAAGGCAAAGCTGGTACTCAAGGGCGAGATGCCCGCGCAGGCCGTGCACCAGAGCGATATGGCGAAATTCTCAACGCCCGTGGTACGGGAAATGCATCAAAATACAGACCTGGCTCACAGCTTAAAACCGGTAGCAAAATGA
- a CDS encoding DNA-binding domain-containing protein gives MTYSTPQLSQLQNWLSHVLISRGDLPEKLHTAGLRDGLTLEQCVKSTPQLPAERRVDIYAAGYVMRLVECLKGEFALLCAFMGDDVFEVFAKAYIVTLPSRSFTLHTLGKSFVSFLANTRPQGEFDDKQRAMFDVPVELARFERAKAEVLLAEGLENTPPAELVLNEFELLGGSASLNLVVPPCLRLLVSDYDLLPMVEQLESPQQENNQPYALPARETRYIALTRQNYRLITQPLTHWQADLLSHCGQAMSFEQALIHSARRQGMEPALLRARLAMWLPAAVACGLLVVERAKRPTTTTEDASHYL, from the coding sequence ATGACGTACTCAACCCCACAACTCAGCCAATTGCAAAACTGGTTGTCTCACGTTTTAATTTCTCGTGGCGACTTGCCAGAAAAGTTGCACACGGCGGGCCTGCGTGATGGCCTGACACTTGAACAGTGTGTTAAATCGACCCCACAGTTGCCTGCCGAGCGTCGGGTGGATATCTATGCCGCTGGCTACGTTATGCGACTGGTAGAGTGCCTGAAAGGGGAATTTGCCCTGCTCTGCGCTTTTATGGGCGATGACGTCTTTGAGGTGTTTGCCAAGGCATATATCGTGACCTTACCGTCGCGGTCATTCACTTTGCATACGCTGGGCAAGTCGTTTGTCAGCTTTCTGGCTAATACCCGGCCGCAGGGGGAATTCGATGACAAACAGCGCGCTATGTTCGATGTGCCCGTGGAGCTGGCCCGGTTTGAGCGTGCCAAAGCCGAGGTACTGCTGGCCGAAGGACTGGAAAACACGCCCCCAGCCGAGCTGGTACTGAACGAATTTGAACTGCTGGGCGGCAGCGCGTCGCTCAATCTAGTCGTGCCACCATGCCTGCGTTTACTGGTCAGTGATTATGATCTGCTGCCCATGGTTGAACAGTTAGAAAGCCCTCAGCAGGAAAATAATCAGCCCTACGCCCTGCCGGCCAGAGAAACCCGTTATATCGCCCTGACCCGGCAAAACTACCGGCTGATCACCCAGCCGCTTACCCACTGGCAGGCGGATTTACTCAGCCACTGTGGTCAGGCTATGTCGTTTGAACAGGCACTAATACACAGCGCCCGCCGTCAGGGCATGGAACCCGCGCTACTCAGAGCCCGGCTGGCCATGTGGCTACCGGCCGCCGTCGCTTGTGGCCTGCTGGTGGTCGAACGCGCCAAACGCCCGACTACAACGACCGAAGATGCCTCGCACTACTTATAA
- a CDS encoding Hsp20 family protein produces the protein MRTVDLSPLYRSFIGFDHLASMMDAAQRSSEKQPSYPPYNIEALAEDKYQITMAVAGFTEQELSLESENNTLTVKGERQNKEDKADRKFIHQGIAERNFERKFQLGDHVKVIGAELENGLLLIDLEREVPEALKPRKIEIGTGKLLESK, from the coding sequence ATGCGTACAGTAGATTTATCACCCCTTTACCGTTCATTCATCGGCTTTGATCACCTTGCATCTATGATGGATGCGGCGCAGCGTAGCAGCGAAAAACAGCCCAGCTATCCGCCTTACAACATCGAAGCCTTAGCAGAAGACAAGTACCAAATTACCATGGCGGTGGCCGGCTTTACGGAGCAGGAGTTGTCGCTTGAGTCGGAAAATAACACGCTGACCGTCAAAGGCGAGAGGCAAAACAAAGAAGACAAAGCCGACCGTAAGTTTATTCACCAGGGCATTGCCGAGCGCAACTTTGAGCGCAAATTCCAGCTGGGCGACCACGTAAAAGTGATTGGCGCAGAGCTTGAGAACGGCTTGTTATTGATTGACCTGGAGCGCGAAGTACCGGAAGCGTTAAAGCCAAGAAAGATTGAGATTGGCACTGGTAAGTTGTTAGAGAGCAAATAA